In the genome of Paenibacillus sp. FSL R5-0766, one region contains:
- the mobB gene encoding molybdopterin-guanine dinucleotide biosynthesis protein B, whose amino-acid sequence MSDTKPHIIQIVGYKNTGKTTLTAALIGHFSSIGLKVAAIKHDGHDHFEMDQEGTDSYRFGEAGASAVVVMSEKRTAIMERQSTKLEDMLSHLSGYEWIVIEGFKDASYPKFVMVREEKDLILVNQLEGVVGMISWLSSEQCMEPNIVSRDITWYSVHETEDIAKALLAMVESECRQNGEVES is encoded by the coding sequence ATGAGTGATACAAAGCCACATATCATACAGATTGTTGGATACAAAAACACGGGCAAGACAACCCTGACAGCCGCGCTGATCGGGCACTTTTCTTCAATAGGACTTAAAGTAGCAGCAATTAAGCATGATGGACATGACCATTTTGAGATGGATCAAGAAGGAACGGATTCGTATCGATTTGGAGAGGCTGGGGCCTCGGCGGTGGTTGTTATGTCAGAGAAACGTACTGCGATTATGGAGCGACAGTCAACCAAGCTGGAGGATATGTTAAGTCATCTGTCCGGTTATGAGTGGATTGTCATTGAAGGATTCAAGGATGCTTCTTATCCCAAATTCGTGATGGTTCGAGAAGAAAAAGATTTGATATTGGTTAATCAGCTTGAAGGGGTAGTGGGTATGATCTCATGGTTATCTTCAGAGCAGTGTATGGAGCCAAACATCGTAAGCAGGGATATAACATGGTACTCGGTTCATGAAACGGAGGATATAGCCAAAGCGTTGTTAGCGATGGTTGAGAGCGAGTGTAGGCAGAATGGTGAAGT
- the glp gene encoding gephyrin-like molybdotransferase Glp, producing the protein MNSHSHDMTTAKFNRTAVQVADAQAKIAARVTVGSIEKVHLESAHGRTLAETIQAPHPYPFFRRSGMDGFAIISTDTIDASSDHQVWFRVIDEIPCGYTSDHTIVSGTTARIMTGAQVPEGADAVVMMEMTESKVEDGEQWIALKRHILSGANITPIGLEVQEGQQLLEAGTIIRAGEQSVLATFGIAEVPVFQRPKVAIFATGTELLDVDEPVQPGRIRNSNSYMLRSLVVEAGGEPVMYGSIADDVNTARAKLEEAIQDNDIVVTTGGVSVGDYDIMGELVLEEHVEMLFNKVTMRPGSVTTAAIYKDKLLFALSGNPGACFVGFGLFVRPTIRSMQADAHPYLEEWTAILEEEYTKVNNFTRFVRGRTEIRNGMVYAIPAAARVDESSVMITIKDSDCLIVVPPEKKGIPAGEQVRIIKLPSGHVR; encoded by the coding sequence ATGAACTCACATTCACATGATATGACAACTGCCAAATTCAATCGTACAGCTGTACAGGTAGCGGATGCCCAAGCCAAAATAGCTGCAAGAGTTACTGTAGGCTCCATAGAGAAAGTTCATCTTGAATCTGCTCATGGCCGCACACTTGCAGAGACGATTCAGGCACCCCATCCGTATCCATTCTTCCGGAGATCGGGTATGGATGGATTCGCGATTATCAGTACAGATACTATAGATGCATCGAGTGATCATCAAGTTTGGTTTCGAGTAATTGATGAAATTCCTTGCGGCTACACCTCGGATCACACCATTGTTTCAGGTACGACAGCTCGCATCATGACCGGTGCACAGGTTCCGGAAGGTGCGGATGCGGTGGTCATGATGGAGATGACCGAGAGCAAGGTAGAGGACGGAGAACAGTGGATTGCATTGAAACGGCACATATTGTCGGGTGCTAACATCACCCCAATTGGACTGGAAGTCCAGGAGGGACAGCAACTGCTCGAAGCAGGAACGATCATCAGGGCAGGGGAGCAGTCCGTGTTAGCTACTTTTGGCATAGCAGAAGTTCCTGTATTTCAACGTCCAAAGGTGGCGATATTCGCAACCGGCACGGAATTGCTTGATGTAGATGAGCCAGTACAACCAGGTCGGATTCGGAATAGTAACAGTTACATGCTTCGCTCTCTGGTTGTTGAGGCAGGTGGAGAGCCTGTGATGTACGGTTCTATTGCAGACGATGTGAATACGGCAAGGGCCAAACTGGAAGAAGCCATTCAAGATAATGATATCGTGGTGACCACAGGCGGTGTATCCGTCGGGGATTATGATATTATGGGTGAACTTGTGCTGGAAGAACATGTGGAGATGTTGTTTAACAAAGTGACGATGCGACCAGGCAGTGTGACCACAGCTGCTATATATAAAGATAAATTGCTGTTTGCACTTTCGGGTAACCCGGGGGCTTGTTTTGTAGGTTTTGGTCTGTTTGTTCGTCCAACCATTCGTTCCATGCAGGCGGATGCTCATCCTTATTTGGAAGAATGGACTGCAATCTTGGAAGAAGAGTACACCAAAGTTAATAATTTTACACGGTTCGTGCGAGGACGCACAGAGATTCGCAACGGCATGGTGTACGCGATACCGGCTGCTGCCCGTGTAGATGAATCCAGTGTTATGATTACCATTAAGGACAGTGATTGCCTGATTGTTGTTCCACCTGAGAAAAAAGGTATTCCTGCGGGTGAGCAGGTACGTATTATCAAACTGCCCTCAGGCCATGTGAGGTAG
- a CDS encoding HNH endonuclease produces MSNRCELCGREPVNTTVHHLTPKEMGGTLLPTANLCIPCHKQIHSLYTNRDIVTLGLTDLQSLRQDERMIPFIRWIRKQPATTIPRVRKSNHVRQS; encoded by the coding sequence ATGAGTAATCGATGTGAATTATGCGGAAGAGAACCTGTGAATACAACCGTTCATCATCTGACACCCAAAGAAATGGGCGGAACATTACTGCCAACAGCCAACCTGTGCATCCCCTGTCACAAACAGATTCATTCGTTATACACTAATCGCGACATTGTGACCCTTGGTCTCACGGACCTGCAATCCTTGAGACAGGATGAACGAATGATTCCATTTATCCGCTGGATTCGCAAACAGCCTGCTACAACGATTCCCCGTGTACGCAAATCCAATCATGTTCGCCAATCGTAA
- a CDS encoding DUF4247 domain-containing protein, with amino-acid sequence MKKRLAHGLKLMLVLSLVMSLLSACGAPSVQDTYPLESVNGSGNSTSYVYRASDRTVPEVAQELSDQRQPDQISAENTERMFLVYQDEYYHLQQDPNKPEDTLVEVDSKEYVRQNYDSSFLQGYLTATLIGNLFDSFGGRGNGNYRGYTNKDTYKPSAGSYRAPTSNDKKLAPPITVDRKGTITRRGSDKDSSVGSGGGLFNRNKDQSKGTIDRNKSSGGLFDSPKRSYKKPKTRVGGGRIKRRR; translated from the coding sequence ATGAAAAAACGCTTGGCACATGGATTAAAATTAATGCTGGTCCTCAGCCTTGTGATGTCTCTGTTGTCCGCGTGCGGAGCACCTTCTGTTCAGGACACATACCCGCTTGAATCGGTTAACGGCAGTGGTAACTCAACGTCCTATGTGTACCGGGCTTCTGACCGTACCGTTCCGGAAGTGGCCCAGGAATTGTCTGACCAAAGGCAACCGGATCAGATCTCGGCAGAGAACACAGAGCGTATGTTCCTCGTGTATCAGGACGAGTATTATCACCTGCAACAAGACCCGAACAAGCCGGAGGATACCTTGGTTGAGGTGGACTCCAAGGAATATGTTCGGCAGAACTACGATTCATCTTTTTTACAAGGTTATCTGACCGCTACGTTAATCGGTAATCTGTTCGATTCTTTTGGCGGGCGAGGTAATGGCAACTATCGAGGATATACCAATAAAGATACGTATAAACCGAGTGCAGGATCTTATCGTGCACCAACAAGTAATGACAAGAAGCTTGCTCCACCTATTACTGTTGATCGGAAAGGTACGATTACAAGGCGCGGAAGCGATAAAGATTCAAGTGTGGGATCTGGCGGAGGATTATTCAACCGCAACAAGGATCAGAGTAAGGGAACCATTGACCGCAACAAGAGCAGTGGTGGGTTGTTTGATTCACCTAAGAGATCCTACAAAAAACCGAAAACCAGAGTGGGCGGCGGCCGAATTAAGAGGCGAAGATAA
- a CDS encoding DUF4178 domain-containing protein, with amino-acid sequence MSVWKRIKGILTKPEPPQAEKTMLQLAPGDICEVSLVTYEVVGRVQNRARNAVVLTLQDGTAFRYLHIEERELTRYALYTPIDGRLDAPDEVPTLLDLDGRAFHLEEEYGGMVSTAGRTPYGQAGEQLVWQYQSDDNMLLRVEWQDRRFTLYEGESILPADIKVIRSS; translated from the coding sequence ATGAGTGTATGGAAACGAATTAAAGGAATACTAACAAAACCTGAACCACCGCAGGCAGAGAAAACGATGCTTCAGCTTGCACCTGGTGATATCTGTGAGGTTTCTCTGGTCACTTATGAAGTCGTTGGTCGGGTACAAAATCGTGCTCGAAATGCAGTTGTGCTCACGCTGCAGGATGGTACCGCATTTCGATATTTGCATATCGAAGAACGTGAACTCACACGTTACGCCCTATATACACCAATTGATGGCAGGCTTGATGCACCTGATGAGGTGCCCACATTGCTGGACCTGGATGGACGCGCATTTCATCTGGAGGAAGAGTATGGAGGCATGGTATCAACGGCAGGTAGAACTCCATATGGCCAGGCTGGAGAACAATTGGTATGGCAGTATCAGTCGGATGATAATATGCTTCTTCGGGTGGAGTGGCAAGACAGAAGATTTACACTGTATGAGGGTGAGTCCATTCTTCCTGCGGATATCAAAGTGATTCGTTCGAGCTAG
- a CDS encoding DUF350 domain-containing protein, giving the protein MDLNILAMLVWTGSGSVLLFVLMYVDSLFTKYKDFAEVKAGNMAVTTRMVMKLFAQGYVLATSISTAGHLGEALLVSVVSFIILLILESVVHFMIRKWANLDLDTGIQQGKTGYGLFSGALHIVGALIIAACL; this is encoded by the coding sequence ATGGATTTGAATATTTTGGCGATGTTGGTCTGGACCGGATCTGGTTCGGTTTTGCTGTTTGTCTTGATGTATGTAGATTCACTGTTCACGAAATATAAGGATTTTGCTGAAGTTAAGGCTGGCAATATGGCAGTAACCACACGTATGGTGATGAAATTATTTGCACAAGGGTATGTACTCGCTACGTCCATTTCTACAGCTGGTCATCTTGGAGAGGCATTGCTGGTCTCCGTTGTATCCTTTATCATTTTGTTGATTCTGGAGAGTGTTGTACACTTTATGATTCGCAAATGGGCCAATCTGGATCTGGATACGGGAATTCAGCAAGGGAAGACAGGATACGGGTTGTTCTCTGGCGCTTTACATATCGTGGGCGCACTGATTATTGCAGCTTGTTTATAA
- a CDS encoding PspA/IM30 family protein → MSIFKRLRDLTMSNINAIIDKAEDPIKMTDQYIRDMQEDLEDAEKAVAQQIAIEKKFKQLFEEQEALVKKREEQAHTAARAQNLDLARRALEEKKAAEEKMAEYKTSYDQNKASADNLRGKLDEMRKQLTQMKNKRETLVARYNAAKAQTEINKALNGFGSDTASAGMKRMEEKMMQMEAQAEASNEMSSKGKSLDEEFEKLGKDQAVEDELAALMKQYDNKN, encoded by the coding sequence ATGTCCATTTTCAAACGTTTGCGTGATCTAACCATGTCTAACATCAACGCCATTATTGACAAGGCGGAAGATCCAATCAAGATGACGGACCAATATATCCGTGACATGCAAGAGGATTTGGAAGATGCGGAGAAAGCAGTAGCTCAACAAATCGCCATTGAGAAGAAATTCAAGCAGTTATTCGAAGAGCAGGAAGCTCTTGTGAAGAAACGCGAAGAGCAGGCGCATACGGCGGCACGTGCTCAGAATCTGGATTTGGCTCGACGTGCTCTGGAAGAGAAAAAGGCTGCTGAAGAGAAGATGGCTGAGTATAAAACCAGCTATGACCAAAACAAGGCTTCTGCAGATAACCTGCGTGGCAAGCTCGACGAGATGCGTAAGCAACTGACTCAAATGAAGAACAAACGTGAAACACTGGTAGCCCGTTACAATGCAGCAAAAGCCCAAACGGAAATCAACAAAGCGTTGAATGGGTTTGGCTCTGATACTGCAAGTGCTGGTATGAAGCGTATGGAAGAGAAAATGATGCAGATGGAAGCACAGGCAGAAGCAAGTAACGAAATGTCTTCCAAAGGAAAATCTTTGGATGAAGAGTTCGAGAAGTTGGGTAAAGATCAGGCTGTTGAAGACGAACTCGCAGCATTGATGAAACAGTACGATAATAAGAACTAA
- a CDS encoding polysaccharide deacetylase family protein, with amino-acid sequence MRVRLIMLMVIVIFLGGYHAPVSSRDVSSPPSESVSGSDSAEEEQLTLGQLRQKYADTFKTNGPSTKKVALTFDDVPDPRFTPQVLDVLKKYNVRATFFIVGSRAEKHPDLVKRIVKEGHMVGNHSYNHPEFSKLSMNAFRKQILHTGDIIRRLAGYTPKMIRPPYGDINEEQLRWAAKQHYSIVNWNVDSLDWKGLSKEQVKDNILSAVKPGSIVLQHAGGGVGSNLNGTIEALPEIIEELQKRGYELVTLDEMLGLPKAID; translated from the coding sequence ATGCGCGTACGCCTCATTATGCTGATGGTTATCGTTATTTTTCTCGGAGGATATCATGCTCCAGTTTCATCGCGGGATGTTTCAAGCCCGCCAAGTGAATCCGTATCAGGTTCGGATTCTGCGGAAGAAGAACAACTGACATTGGGACAGTTACGTCAAAAATATGCCGATACGTTCAAAACCAATGGTCCTTCAACCAAGAAGGTTGCGCTGACTTTTGATGATGTACCTGATCCACGATTTACTCCACAAGTGCTGGATGTATTGAAGAAATACAATGTCAGAGCTACATTCTTCATCGTGGGTAGTCGTGCTGAGAAACATCCGGATCTGGTGAAACGCATCGTTAAGGAAGGGCATATGGTTGGTAATCACAGCTACAATCATCCTGAATTCAGTAAGCTGTCGATGAATGCTTTTCGCAAACAAATTTTACATACCGGGGATATTATTCGACGTTTGGCGGGATATACGCCCAAGATGATTCGGCCACCTTATGGAGACATTAATGAAGAACAGCTGAGATGGGCTGCCAAACAACACTATAGCATTGTGAACTGGAACGTAGACTCTCTGGACTGGAAAGGACTTTCAAAGGAACAGGTGAAAGATAACATCCTGTCGGCCGTAAAACCAGGCTCCATCGTTCTGCAACATGCTGGAGGCGGTGTAGGATCGAACCTGAACGGCACGATTGAGGCTTTGCCTGAAATCATTGAGGAATTGCAAAAGCGTGGATATGAACTCGTCACCTTGGACGAAATGCTGGGGTTGCCAAAGGCCATAGATTAA
- a CDS encoding 3D domain-containing protein, whose protein sequence is MINKKRIAKTAVALMTTAMLIQAVPAHADSVHVAKEGDTFYTLSKQYGVALNTLVKANNDISPYNIYGGLKITIPGKANNVAAAAATESKTQAKTVNTASLDVNADNKVVQAWGKTFDYSKAVNVKATAYSADPSENGGWGAVDYFGNDLELGTIAVDPSVIPLGTKVLVTGHSHPGLPKQAFVATARDVGGAIKGHRIDIFIPGSKQSVSKFGFQDIELYILK, encoded by the coding sequence ATGATTAACAAGAAACGTATAGCCAAAACAGCAGTAGCATTAATGACAACAGCAATGCTCATTCAAGCCGTTCCGGCTCACGCCGATTCAGTTCATGTGGCCAAAGAAGGGGATACCTTCTACACCTTATCAAAACAATATGGAGTAGCACTCAACACGTTGGTTAAAGCAAACAACGACATTTCACCTTACAACATTTATGGTGGTTTGAAAATTACGATTCCCGGTAAGGCAAACAATGTAGCAGCCGCTGCGGCGACGGAGAGCAAGACCCAAGCCAAAACGGTTAACACAGCAAGCTTGGACGTTAACGCAGATAACAAAGTGGTTCAGGCCTGGGGTAAAACATTCGATTACAGCAAAGCTGTGAACGTGAAAGCAACGGCATACTCTGCAGATCCGTCTGAAAATGGAGGCTGGGGTGCAGTCGATTATTTCGGAAATGACCTTGAACTGGGTACGATTGCAGTTGATCCAAGTGTAATTCCACTCGGAACCAAAGTACTGGTAACTGGTCACAGCCATCCAGGATTGCCAAAACAGGCTTTTGTAGCCACCGCGCGTGATGTGGGCGGTGCAATCAAGGGTCACCGGATTGATATCTTTATCCCGGGTAGCAAACAGTCCGTAAGCAAATTTGGTTTCCAGGATATCGAGCTGTATATTCTGAAGTAG
- a CDS encoding amino acid ABC transporter ATP-binding protein, with protein MIDVRQLHKSYGNNDVLKGINVTIGKGEVVVVIGPSGSGKSTFLRCLNLLEQPTSGEIDFEGVSITDPKHNINATREKMGMVFQHFNLFPHKTVQQNITIAPIKVKKQSTQEAEKIAADLLNTVGLYDKKDTFPNQLSGGQKQRIAIARALAMQPHVMLFDEPTSALDPEMVGEVLDVMKRLAEGGMTMVIVTHEMGFAREVGDRILFMDGGVIVEEGTPDEVFGAPKNSRTRDFLAKVL; from the coding sequence GTGATAGACGTTAGACAATTACACAAATCTTATGGTAATAACGATGTGCTTAAGGGCATTAACGTGACGATTGGCAAAGGCGAGGTTGTCGTGGTTATCGGTCCTTCCGGTTCAGGTAAAAGTACATTCTTGCGTTGTCTGAACCTCTTGGAACAACCTACATCAGGTGAAATCGATTTTGAAGGTGTGTCAATTACGGACCCCAAGCACAACATTAATGCAACTCGGGAAAAAATGGGCATGGTGTTCCAGCATTTCAACCTGTTCCCACACAAAACCGTACAGCAAAACATCACGATTGCTCCGATTAAAGTGAAGAAACAATCCACGCAGGAAGCGGAGAAAATTGCTGCTGATCTGCTTAACACTGTGGGCTTGTACGATAAAAAAGATACATTCCCGAATCAGCTGTCCGGTGGACAGAAGCAGCGGATCGCCATTGCAAGAGCATTGGCTATGCAGCCGCATGTTATGCTGTTTGACGAGCCTACTTCGGCACTGGACCCCGAGATGGTCGGTGAAGTGCTGGATGTCATGAAACGTCTTGCAGAAGGCGGGATGACCATGGTCATCGTGACACATGAGATGGGTTTTGCACGTGAAGTGGGAGACCGGATCCTGTTCATGGATGGCGGGGTTATTGTAGAAGAGGGAACACCTGATGAGGTATTTGGAGCACCGAAAAATTCACGTACACGTGATTTTCTTGCGAAAGTACTTTAA
- a CDS encoding ABC transporter substrate-binding protein/permease, whose product MKLISRYTMMLLTFVVLLTTAVPVAFASGTSDNSSSKKLVLGTSADFAPYEFHKVIDGKDQIVGFDIAIAKEIAKDLGAELVIEDMGFDGLLPALQSGRVDLVISGMTPTDERKQSIDFSDTYYKSKQVIMVRSADKDKYPTMAELENEKIGVQKGSIQETIGQNIPGAKLTALDKISDIVLQLQTNRINAAIVEDTVAAGYLDDVIALAPAVPDEEQVEAAIGIRKGNTELLSAVNGTLERLKSENKIEQMVTDASLLMADKVNKSQNIIEVFWQYKSFYATGVGYTLLLSALGVIFGVIIGLIICLFRLHDVAILRWIGTAYVEVIRGTPMLVQLMIIYYGLALTFGINFSPLQAGIITLSINSGAYLAEIFRAGIQGVDRGQLEAARSLGMGRGAAMRYIILPQAFKAVLPAIGNEFITIIKESSIISVIGMVDIMYQASVVKNITYQGLSPFLIAAAIYFVMTFILSKLLGRLERKLSASDRR is encoded by the coding sequence TTGAAATTGATAAGTCGTTACACTATGATGCTGTTGACCTTTGTTGTTCTGCTGACGACTGCCGTTCCTGTGGCATTTGCAAGTGGGACTTCAGACAATTCAAGCAGTAAAAAGCTGGTGCTCGGTACAAGTGCCGATTTTGCACCCTATGAATTCCATAAAGTGATCGATGGCAAAGATCAAATCGTAGGGTTTGATATTGCCATTGCCAAAGAAATTGCCAAAGACCTTGGCGCTGAGCTTGTCATTGAAGATATGGGCTTCGACGGACTCCTGCCTGCATTGCAGAGTGGCCGTGTGGATCTGGTCATCTCGGGCATGACACCAACCGATGAGCGGAAGCAAAGTATTGATTTTTCCGACACCTATTACAAGTCTAAACAAGTAATCATGGTTCGCAGTGCGGATAAAGACAAATATCCGACGATGGCAGAACTGGAAAATGAAAAAATAGGGGTGCAGAAGGGTTCCATTCAAGAGACAATTGGACAGAATATCCCTGGAGCGAAGCTTACTGCGCTTGATAAAATATCTGATATTGTGTTGCAGTTGCAAACGAATCGTATAAATGCAGCAATCGTTGAAGATACCGTTGCTGCGGGATATCTGGACGATGTGATTGCACTTGCTCCTGCTGTTCCTGATGAAGAACAGGTAGAAGCAGCAATTGGAATCCGTAAAGGTAATACAGAGTTGCTAAGTGCGGTAAATGGAACGCTCGAACGATTGAAAAGTGAAAATAAGATCGAACAAATGGTCACAGACGCCAGTCTCCTGATGGCTGATAAAGTGAACAAATCACAAAATATAATTGAAGTGTTCTGGCAATACAAGAGCTTCTATGCAACAGGTGTAGGATACACGCTCCTGTTATCTGCACTTGGTGTAATATTTGGGGTTATTATCGGACTGATCATCTGTTTGTTCCGTCTGCATGATGTAGCCATTCTGCGTTGGATTGGAACAGCGTATGTCGAAGTCATTCGTGGTACTCCAATGTTAGTGCAATTGATGATAATCTATTACGGATTGGCCTTGACATTTGGTATTAATTTTAGTCCCCTGCAAGCGGGTATTATCACACTTTCCATCAATAGTGGTGCGTATCTGGCAGAGATTTTCCGTGCGGGTATCCAAGGTGTGGATCGTGGTCAGTTGGAGGCAGCTCGTTCCCTAGGTATGGGAAGAGGCGCCGCGATGCGTTATATCATATTGCCACAGGCATTCAAAGCTGTATTACCGGCGATCGGTAATGAATTCATAACCATCATCAAAGAATCCTCCATTATCTCCGTTATCGGTATGGTGGACATTATGTATCAGGCAAGTGTGGTCAAAAACATTACGTACCAAGGCTTGAGTCCATTTTTGATTGCAGCAGCCATCTACTTTGTAATGACGTTCATTTTGTCCAAGCTGCTGGGACGACTGGAAAGGAAGTTGAGTGCAAGTGATAGACGTTAG
- a CDS encoding M20 family metallopeptidase, with amino-acid sequence MTSNKSQILTVIDQYASRFKAISSYIGANPELGNEEYLASARLKEELVFHGFTVEAPILGLETAFIGTYSAAKPGPTIALLCEYDALPEIGHACGHHLICMMSLGAAVGLKSILDEVGGTIKVFGTPAEETRGAKVPMAEAGLFDDCDVALMAHPYYAYEKSGSSLAIDAVQFEFHGRSSHAAASPHEGINALDAVIQTFNGINAFRQQVKSTVRIHGVINNGGQAANIIPDYASAQFYVRAATRKELNILTERVIQIAEGSALQTGCKLVTSNYETSYDEMVTNEAFSAAFSQNLMELGIPQEEIVSGNDHGSMDIGNVSLKCPAIHPYIRVVDEVHTLHSIAFRDLALQERALDGMILGAKALATTAYDVLSQPELLQTIRTEFEQAIR; translated from the coding sequence ATGACATCTAACAAATCACAGATCCTGACGGTTATTGATCAATATGCTTCCCGTTTTAAAGCCATTTCATCATATATCGGTGCCAACCCCGAACTGGGGAATGAAGAGTATCTTGCTTCTGCTCGTTTGAAAGAAGAACTGGTCTTCCACGGTTTCACTGTAGAGGCTCCAATCCTCGGTCTGGAGACAGCCTTTATCGGAACCTATTCAGCCGCCAAACCCGGCCCTACCATTGCTTTATTGTGCGAATATGACGCCTTGCCGGAGATCGGTCATGCTTGTGGTCACCATCTGATCTGCATGATGAGTCTTGGAGCTGCTGTTGGGCTGAAATCCATTCTGGATGAAGTAGGCGGAACAATTAAAGTGTTTGGTACACCCGCTGAAGAGACACGTGGTGCCAAAGTTCCGATGGCGGAAGCAGGCCTGTTCGATGACTGTGATGTCGCTCTCATGGCGCATCCGTATTATGCCTACGAAAAGTCAGGCAGCTCGCTGGCTATTGATGCTGTGCAATTTGAATTCCATGGCCGATCTTCACATGCTGCTGCAAGTCCGCACGAAGGTATTAATGCTCTTGATGCCGTCATTCAAACGTTCAACGGAATCAACGCATTCCGACAACAAGTAAAAAGCACCGTGCGCATTCATGGTGTGATCAACAACGGAGGTCAGGCAGCAAATATCATTCCTGACTATGCTTCTGCGCAGTTTTATGTACGGGCAGCAACTCGCAAAGAACTGAATATCCTCACAGAACGTGTGATTCAGATCGCTGAAGGCTCTGCTCTCCAGACAGGATGCAAGCTGGTGACATCCAACTATGAAACCTCCTATGACGAGATGGTTACCAATGAAGCATTCTCAGCTGCGTTTAGTCAAAATCTGATGGAACTTGGTATCCCGCAAGAAGAGATCGTGAGTGGTAATGATCACGGATCTATGGACATCGGTAATGTTTCCCTGAAATGTCCTGCGATCCATCCTTACATCCGTGTTGTGGATGAGGTTCATACACTGCACTCCATAGCCTTCCGTGACCTTGCACTACAGGAGCGCGCGCTGGACGGCATGATTCTGGGAGCCAAGGCACTTGCTACAACAGCCTATGACGTACTGAGCCAGCCAGAGCTGCTTCAAACCATCCGCACGGAGTTCGAGCAAGCTATTCGCTAA